One Hevea brasiliensis isolate MT/VB/25A 57/8 chromosome 5, ASM3005281v1, whole genome shotgun sequence genomic region harbors:
- the LOC110656790 gene encoding LOW QUALITY PROTEIN: NAC domain-containing protein 90 (The sequence of the model RefSeq protein was modified relative to this genomic sequence to represent the inferred CDS: inserted 2 bases in 2 codons) gives MEDLAPGIRFYPTEEELVSFYLHHKLEGNREDLNRVMGRVIPVLDLYEYSPWDLPQYAGEYSHRDPEKXVFFIPRQESEARGGXPKRLTTAGYWKATGSPGYVYSSNNRCIGVKRTMVFYNGRAPIGRKTDWKINEYKAIEGEAFSSTTGEHPRLRQEFSLCRVYKKSKCLRSFDRRPIGVEIGQRRAQKSQSDGRARASTHPNPEMVETRSSPESSSSGDHGCFNQTGEGSSMPMASLGNDPLWDLDQLHNWFCGGDDM, from the exons ATGGAGGATTTAGCACCTGGGATACGTTTTTACCCTACAGAAGAAGAGCTGGTTTCGTTTTATCTGCATCATAAGCTAGAAGGGAACAGAGAGGACTTGAATCGGGTCATGGGTCGTGTTATACCTGTCCTTGATTTATATGAGTACAGTCCATGGGACCTTCCAC AATACGCAGGAGAGTACTCCCATAGAGATCCTGAAA TCGTTTTCTTTATCCCAAGACAAGAAAGCGAGGCCCGTGGAG GGCCAAAGCGACTCACGACTGCTGGGTACTGGAAAGCTACTGGTTCTCCTGGTTATGTTTACTCTTCCAACAATCGATGTATAGGTGTGAAAAGAACCATGGTTTTCTACAACGGAAGGGCTCCAATTGGACGAAAAACCGATTGGAAAATTAATGAATACAAAGCAATAGAAGGAGAAGCATTCTCTTCAACTACTGGTGAACATCCAAGG CTAAGGCAAGAGTTCAGTTTGTGTCGGGTGTACAAGAAATCAAAATGCTTACGATCATTCGATAGACGACCAATTGGAGTGGAGATAGGCCAGAGAAGGGCTCAGAAAAGTCAGAGTGACGGGAGGGCAAGAGCAAGCACTCATCCAAACCCTGAAATGGTGGAGACAAGAAGCTCACCTGAGAGTTCATCCTCAGGAGACCATGGCTGTTTCAATCAAACTGGGGAAGGAAGCAGCATGCCAATGGCTTCTCTAGGTAATGACCCTCTTTGGGATTTAGACCAATTACATAATTGGTTTTGTGGTGGGGATGATATGTAG